AGGGTCCAGATCAGCACGAGGAACTGGAAACCGATGACCAGCATCGCCGTGCGCGACTGGGTGAGCACGAGCGCCGTCGCGACAAAGGCGCCGTAGAAAAACAGCAGCGGGGTCGATGCTCGGGTCATGGCGAAGGGAAAGATGAAGGTCAGCATCACCGCCGCCCACGAGGCTTCGAAGGTCGTCAGCCGCATCCGGATCGGGTAGAACTCGCTCTCTTCGCCGTGGATCACCGCGGATGCGGCATCGTGGATCTGCGTCAGCAAGGGGATGTCGTACCAGGACGAGACCTCGAAGAAGCCAACGACGGCCATCGTAATCAACCCCGCCGCAGCCCCGCGCGAGATGTCGCGCGCCTGACCGTAGCGGACCAGATTATAGAACATCAGCGCGACCACCGGGCCAAGCGCCACCATCATGCCCTGGGTGATGACCCGGCTCATTCCGCCGCGCCCCTTGAACATGGCGACGGAAATCTCGTCGTAATTGACCACCACGCTGGCGACGATTACGCCGATGAACCCAAGAAACAGAAGGGTGAAGCCGGTCGGAAACGCAATGATCGAAGGTCTCCGCATGAACAGCAGAAAGGCCACGGGGATCATGTAGATGAAACCGTCCTTGGCCAGCTCGCCCACGGGAAGGATCGGCGGCAGGTCGTTGAAGACGGTCGCCACGACCATCAGGACGACCACCGCGCGCGGCACGAGACGGCCGGCCGCGGTCTCGGTCATCGCCAGACCTTCTTCTTGATCGAGGTTAGCCAGTCGAAGGGGATCGCCAT
This genomic window from Paracoccus sediminicola contains:
- a CDS encoding O-antigen ligase family protein, giving the protein MTETAAGRLVPRAVVVLMVVATVFNDLPPILPVGELAKDGFIYMIPVAFLLFMRRPSIIAFPTGFTLLFLGFIGVIVASVVVNYDEISVAMFKGRGGMSRVITQGMMVALGPVVALMFYNLVRYGQARDISRGAAAGLITMAVVGFFEVSSWYDIPLLTQIHDAASAVIHGEESEFYPIRMRLTTFEASWAAVMLTFIFPFAMTRASTPLLFFYGAFVATALVLTQSRTAMLVIGFQFLVLIWTLLRRRRDQMIQLVTAGFIGLLVVMSVPDIQRGVTEDIANLIEYGSTDGLIDTTPGVTENYSNVTRLAAIEAGVSMFEERPVLGVGFGQYGFNYPAHVGMEAMRSWEVRSYVTEADIELAWPPAYSLHVRLLAEVGVVGYLLWLAIILPTLFRSLYYADGATYLGRMHLAVTMTLIGWMLLGASIDSFRFFGGWIALGVGLALPRPPQGSYRGGVTYRSA